In Clostridium sp., one DNA window encodes the following:
- a CDS encoding aspartate ammonia-lyase produces MSFRTESDSIGIKEVPEDAYYGVQALRASDNFNITGLKMHPEFVKSLVQVKKASAITNCGIGALDSKIGHAIVEACNEIIEGKFRDQFILDPVQGGAGTSMNMNANEVIANIAIELLGGEKGNYNIVNPNDHVNMGQSTNDVIPTSGKITTLRLVSKAIRQLNELYRVLKEKSEEFKDVIKMGRTQLQDAVPITLGQEFKAYSAVVKRDIIRIKRASQDMRILNIGGTAVGTGINADMEYIEEIVPNLSVIAGIEFCQADDLIDSTQNLDAFLNVSSAVKTCAVNLSKISNDLRLLSSGPRTGIGEINLPAVQNGSSIMPGKINPVIPEVLNQIAFNIIGNDVTITMAVEAGQLELNAFEPVIFYNLFESLETLSNGVGTFTDNCIRGITANKDKCRQLLNNSVGMITALSPYIGYKRAAQAAKKAINTGKSIKDVVLEEKILKEEEFENFINPYDMIEPRYIKKAVEK; encoded by the coding sequence ATGAGTTTTAGAACTGAAAGTGATTCTATAGGAATTAAAGAAGTGCCGGAGGATGCTTATTATGGAGTTCAGGCTTTGAGGGCATCCGATAATTTCAATATTACAGGACTAAAAATGCACCCGGAATTTGTAAAAAGTTTAGTTCAGGTTAAAAAGGCTTCTGCAATAACAAATTGTGGAATTGGAGCATTGGACAGTAAAATTGGACATGCAATTGTAGAAGCATGCAATGAGATAATTGAAGGTAAATTTAGAGATCAATTTATACTAGACCCTGTTCAAGGTGGTGCAGGTACATCCATGAATATGAATGCAAATGAAGTTATAGCCAATATAGCTATAGAGCTTCTTGGAGGTGAAAAGGGAAATTATAATATTGTGAATCCCAATGATCATGTCAATATGGGACAGTCTACAAATGATGTTATACCAACATCAGGTAAAATTACTACACTTAGATTGGTATCAAAAGCTATAAGACAATTAAATGAATTGTACAGGGTATTGAAAGAAAAAAGTGAGGAATTCAAGGATGTTATAAAAATGGGAAGAACTCAACTTCAGGATGCCGTCCCAATTACACTTGGACAGGAATTCAAGGCATACAGTGCCGTAGTAAAGAGGGATATCATAAGAATAAAAAGAGCATCCCAGGACATGCGGATATTGAATATAGGAGGTACGGCTGTTGGAACCGGAATAAATGCTGACATGGAATATATAGAGGAAATTGTCCCCAACCTGTCTGTAATTGCTGGAATAGAATTCTGTCAGGCAGACGATTTGATAGATTCCACTCAAAACCTGGATGCATTTTTAAATGTGTCTTCGGCAGTAAAAACATGTGCGGTTAATCTATCAAAGATATCCAATGATTTAAGACTGTTGTCTTCAGGCCCGAGGACTGGAATCGGGGAAATAAACCTCCCCGCAGTACAAAATGGATCATCCATAATGCCGGGGAAAATAAATCCTGTCATACCTGAGGTGCTGAATCAAATTGCATTCAATATAATTGGAAATGATGTTACAATAACAATGGCAGTAGAAGCCGGTCAACTTGAATTGAATGCATTCGAACCTGTTATATTTTACAATTTATTTGAATCTCTTGAAACTTTAAGCAATGGGGTAGGAACGTTCACGGACAACTGTATCAGGGGAATAACCGCAAACAAGGATAAATGCAGGCAGCTCTTAAATAATAGTGTTGGAATGATAACTGCACTTTCGCCTTACATAGGATATAAAAGAGCTGCCCAGGCTGCAAAAAAGGCTATTAATACGGGAAAATCCATAAAGGATGTAGTGCTTGAAGAGAAAATTTTAAAGGAAGAAGAATTTGAAAATTTTATAAACCCTTATGATATGATAGAACCACGATATATTAAAAAAGCAGTTGAAAAGTAA
- a CDS encoding TrkA C-terminal domain-containing protein, with translation MSSKYMTKPIYQKIAIDIANRIATGDFSVGDKLYGRSSLAGHYNVSPETIRRAIILLNDMNIVEVVKGSGIIIKSVENCLKFIEKFKEIRSITSMKKEILDILDQKNILEKKVEVKINELIDYSNRFARTNPFVPFEFQIYAGLNIVGKTICESKFWQNTNATIIAIRRKEKLIISPGPYATFEEEDTFIAVGEEESYDKIKKFIYNV, from the coding sequence ATGTCATCAAAATATATGACTAAACCCATATATCAGAAGATTGCAATTGATATAGCAAATAGAATAGCAACAGGAGATTTTTCCGTAGGGGATAAACTTTATGGACGATCATCTCTTGCCGGTCATTATAATGTTTCTCCTGAGACAATCAGAAGGGCAATTATTCTTTTAAATGATATGAATATAGTGGAAGTAGTAAAGGGAAGCGGAATTATTATTAAATCCGTAGAAAATTGTTTAAAGTTTATAGAAAAATTTAAAGAAATAAGATCAATAACTTCAATGAAAAAAGAAATACTGGATATATTGGATCAGAAGAATATACTTGAAAAAAAAGTTGAAGTGAAAATTAACGAACTTATAGATTATTCAAATAGATTTGCAAGGACAAATCCTTTTGTACCTTTTGAATTTCAAATATATGCCGGACTTAATATTGTTGGAAAAACTATTTGTGAGAGCAAATTTTGGCAAAATACAAATGCAACTATAATAGCTATAAGAAGGAAAGAAAAATTGATAATTTCTCCCGGACCCTATGCTACATTTGAGGAAGAAGACACCTTTATAGCAGTAGGCGAAGAGGAGAGTTACGATAAAATTAAGAAGTTTATTTATAATGTATAG